One part of the bacterium genome encodes these proteins:
- a CDS encoding DUF971 domain-containing protein: MAQPKSITLSPGSEGSKGITIAWDDGHDSTYPFPYIRKACPCAMCKGERTPLDTNPLALPAFTNRPAGAFEAKDMFKVGHYALGFTWGDGHNAGIYTWDYLRKMCPCAECLK; this comes from the coding sequence ATGGCTCAACCCAAATCCATCACGCTCTCCCCGGGATCAGAAGGTTCGAAGGGCATCACCATCGCCTGGGACGACGGCCATGATTCAACCTATCCGTTCCCTTACATCCGAAAGGCCTGCCCCTGCGCGATGTGCAAGGGCGAGCGCACGCCACTCGACACGAACCCCTTGGCCCTGCCCGCCTTCACGAACCGCCCCGCCGGGGCCTTCGAGGCGAAAGACATGTTCAAGGTCGGCCACTACGCGCTCGGGTTTACGTGGGGCGACGGACACAACGCAGGGATCTACACCTGGGATTACCTACGGAAGATGTGCCCGTGCGCGGAGTGTTTGAAGTAG
- a CDS encoding DUF4442 domain-containing protein: MEFPPRLLRVLTNFYPPYLFSRTTIKSIAPDWREVVVVIKRSLWNRNYVGTIFGGTLYAAADPFLMIMLIKILGIKDYVIWDKGAEIDFKKPGRTDITFRFRVTDADLRRIRNGLKKSDKIVPEFLVEGVDAHGDVCVSVKKKIYIRKKAKRS, from the coding sequence ATGGAATTTCCGCCGCGCCTCCTCCGCGTCCTGACGAATTTTTATCCCCCCTATCTCTTCAGCCGGACGACGATCAAATCCATCGCTCCCGATTGGCGCGAGGTCGTGGTGGTGATCAAAAGGAGCCTTTGGAACCGCAACTACGTGGGCACGATCTTCGGCGGGACGCTCTACGCCGCGGCCGATCCCTTCCTCATGATCATGTTGATCAAGATCCTGGGGATCAAGGATTACGTGATCTGGGACAAGGGCGCCGAGATCGACTTCAAAAAGCCGGGCCGGACCGACATCACCTTCCGGTTCCGCGTCACGGACGCCGACCTGCGGCGCATCCGCAACGGCCTGAAGAAGAGCGACAAGATCGTCCCGGAGTTCCTGGTCGAGGGCGTCGACGCCCACGGCGACGTTTGCGTCTCGGTAAAAAAGAAGATCTACATCCGAAAGAAGGCGAAAAGATCCTGA